The DNA sequence CCCAAGCCCCTAGGCGTCGCTGGCGCTACTGTCTTGGGAGATGGTCGGATCATGCCCATTGCTGACGTTTTAGAGCTGATTGACTTGGCGACGGGTCGGATTGGCAAAGACCGTGGCGTTTCTCTGTGGGATAAGACGGGTCTTTCCCTTCCTGTTGAGGCTCCAGCGGTGAAGACCGATCCGATGGTATTAATTGTGGATGACTCCATTACGGTGCGCGAACTTCTCTCCATGACCTTTAACAAGGCAGGATACCGAGTGGAACAAGCTCGTGACGGTCAGGAGGCCTGGGATAAGCTTCGGTCGGGTCTGCCTTGCGAAATCGTCTTCTGCGATATTGAAATGCCTCGTATGGACGGTCTGGAGTTGCTATCACGGATTCAGAAAGACCCCAGCCTTAACCATCTGCCGGTAGCAATGCTAACTTCTCGCGGCGCTAGCAAGCACCAGCAAATGGCAGCTCAGTTGGGAGCGAAGGGCTACTTTACCAAGCCTTATTTAGAAGAAGCGCTCCTCGATGCCGCCCAACGGATGATCAAAGGTGAGGTGCTGCTGACGATTAACACGAACGCCTAATAGTAGGGGCGGGCAAACCCCGCCCTTTCTAGATAGGAAATGGGAGATGAAAGATAGGTAAGGTGGGCAAGTGTCCACCTTTTTCTATATCAAAACCAGATATCAAAAAAGCGGGGCAGTGCAACCCATCTGAAACGGGATAGGTTGCATCAATCATGAGTCAGCAAACCAAGGACGATTGACTCTCACCCAGAGCTTGGATCTAAAGCCCCGTCATCACAAGAACGGCTGATGATTCTTCATTTTCTGCTTCAACACTCTAACCAATTCTCGAAGGACATCCTTTGGCTCATAAAAGGACGGGGAGTGTCACAAATCTAGTGGTTGTTGCCCCGCCGCTACGGGCGCTACAGAATTTAACTTCAACTCTGGATGATCCGCTTGCACCTGCTGACAATTCCATTCATTTCGGAACAACAGCACCGGACGCCCCCAGCTATCCTTTACCGTTACGGTGTTGAAAAGACGTCCCACTTTTTGCAACGCCTCCCAGCCCCCCGCTACCCAGCGAGCCACACTATAAGGCAATAATTCGGTGTGGGTTTCAACGCCGTACTCATTCTGCAAGCGAAATTGTACTACCTCAAATTGCAATTGTCCCACCGCTGCCAGAATGGGGTCGCGTTTGCCTTCATCCGCTGAGTACATAATTTGCACTGCGCCTTCTTCCCTCAATTCCGAAACACCCTTGTGGAATTGCTTGAACTTAGAAGGGTTGGGGTTTTTTAGATAAGCAAACAATTCTGGCGAAAAGCAGGGAATGCCTTCGTACTCCAGCTTCTGACCCGTATAAATCGTATCGCCAATCGCAAACACGCCAGGATTGTTCAATCCAATGACATCGCCGGGATACGCTTCTTCAATCGATTCTCTATCTTGGGCAAATAGTTTCTGAGGACGAGACAAGCGAACGGTTTTGCCAGTGCGGGCATGATTCACCGTCATGTCTTTTTCAAACTTGCCGGTACAGACGCGCACAAACGCTATCCTGTCGCGGTGCTTTGGGTCCATATTGGCTTGCAACTTGAAGACAAAACCCGTGAATTCTGGGTAAGTGGGTGGAATTGCACCATTGCTGCTTTGCCTTGAACCGGGTTTGAGGGCGTAGTCGAGAAAAGCATCCAAAAATAACTCCACCCCAAAGTTGGTCAT is a window from the Coleofasciculus sp. FACHB-1120 genome containing:
- the prfC gene encoding peptide chain release factor 3, coding for MFTDFQSPEASFQSEIQTAVERRRNFAIISHPDAGKTTLTEKLLLYGGAIHEAGAVKARRAQKKATSDWMEMEQQRGISITSTVLQFAYHNCQINLLDTPGHQDFSEDTYRTLAAADNAVMLIDAAKGLEPQTRKLFEVCRMRKIPIFTFVNKLDRPGREPLELLDEIEQELGLQTYAVNWPIGMGDRFKGVYDRRQQKIHLFERSAHGKREALDTVVDVGDPRIEELLEQELYYQLKEDLELLEGVGSELDLDLVHNGTMTPVFFGSAMTNFGVELFLDAFLDYALKPGSRQSSNGAIPPTYPEFTGFVFKLQANMDPKHRDRIAFVRVCTGKFEKDMTVNHARTGKTVRLSRPQKLFAQDRESIEEAYPGDVIGLNNPGVFAIGDTIYTGQKLEYEGIPCFSPELFAYLKNPNPSKFKQFHKGVSELREEGAVQIMYSADEGKRDPILAAVGQLQFEVVQFRLQNEYGVETHTELLPYSVARWVAGGWEALQKVGRLFNTVTVKDSWGRPVLLFRNEWNCQQVQADHPELKLNSVAPVAAGQQPLDL